The following are encoded in a window of Syntrophorhabdaceae bacterium genomic DNA:
- a CDS encoding filamentous hemagglutinin family protein — protein sequence MTGRRTLRKAMALYLGLAMIHSSLFAAGPNIPGIYGKLALPAVAPKTLPQLRSITQGVSSVANSTDGGLAKLTIYQNQAKAVLDWDSFDIGSQAWVHFDQQGNRNWEALNRIWDANPSQIFGRLTGDGKVYLINQNGILFGPTSQLNIHSLIATSNNLTNSDFLNGLFNFKAENYNGRGDNLLYDPTNNVPGPVSNYGIITTDDEGSVFLVGPQVENGGTITTPSGQIGLVAGTNLALALATDASGNVYSYQTGPGGASESRTTRVVKMYESPAGSLAHNLEGGLLSADTGVVGMYGNIVNHEGIIRAVTAVERAGHVELLASDKILTGANSQILLPVSDSSDPVHKSFQTVQGTVVFSGLDANVPWSPQTYVDRIEHHGSIVAPSGYVSLNANKRVYLDSGSKIDVSGLWIDKPASANFLEVQMNTSNLRDEFIQKGGVLQGQTVTFTRTGGSNIGDVSGAFSNEGLTAFERHTTGGTVDINLVNQGTGATTGDAVVRQGAVIDLSGGGTNYAGGYGETTYLRSGSKLYSISSADPNLHYDQMVNLPTYVAAHKEGSDAGSLYIKARTVVLDGTLRGNVTKGIFQYKTAEPVNGTGNQSRAGYVEPKGGQIYIGGDTQMLNSANEPSPIDFFTQEIVVTPEASPLPSTFGAEDPLSSSTTYLSGRTLSDADLGFIYLATNTQLTLQPGAAVTVNPGGTFIARARRIEDYAAITALGGAIKLGIESNIKQDPSSTLEEKIYVGAGSSLIASGEKVNNMVLGNSPAAKVTSGHLDGGTIEVLDKTVTGQGVAVMPGALIDVSGGYQIDSASKITGGNAGTLSLQGSSLSVQGDLRGYSLAGKDGGAISLHASRVNVLSSASSSGDVGLLLNPDLLDPTGFTRITLSSVNDLNIGANVTIEPSSWKLATPLAALIGAMRPGNAGSASPSLIRVGQDLIGNSSVTLNAGKVPSNLTSTQGQTVPDWSMSLINANAKLSMAAGSVISTGPNGVISANAPSVDIAGTLNAPAGSISVISSVGGLVFETGGEALAEGYNERSTTAPVAGLTLDVTPLSGGTVTLNAASDLVLSEGSLVSVSGGVLVTRTVVGSDRKIATVLDGGASGSINLTATSNLTLNSLLEGQARASRLQGGTLSIEKKSASALSISQDELAQFKQNGFDALSLTNSADQGTLNLSGSGRVDFGRSLTLSAPVITGSGDLTLGAPWIQVTSAAQPSIVDPAAGTGKITLSGTWLDITGDVAFSGYSDVRLQALRDIRLTDALYKVGGSHKWSGQLRVPGDLTMEAARIYPTTSSLFTINAPNGKVTILPSGVYVADPIYSAGGSLTIRAAQGIEQRGYIAAPMGSIDLEATGANGRVYLADGSTTTTRGEVAVKYGDVQSSLGDNVWGVGDKNHPDVSAPYTAVTTAPDKSISISAAGSSADVIVSEGATLDISGGGSVFTYTFLPWTSGTTNPLAKAGVYVVVPGVTLPGNAVYLSGGNGLAAGVYSLLPSSYAFLPGAYVVTDLGTKVTAGSTQISKEGYTVVSGYRTVSGTGISSQVYTGYSVRSASDVLKEGNFEIQSIVAGDAGTLTARANTTVFNGVVQAGALSGYSGGAIALSGSNVTVQASAVPLPEGFGFTTRLQDVAPDVIGTLTVSASSLNNSGFKTIGLGFTNLDDPVNSITATSVTLKDGISLQAENVILAATDLITLEAGTAVLALSSSQGAGAASIITPNGKATINAGAQVHASNAVNLQVKNLDLAGILKSDHSELNLKGSKITVAVDGYNGTDGDGIFLKQSQWNDFTATFENIGLTSATDLIFKGAFADALSVKDTLTIDAGRIVGDAGGAVKIQAQTINLLNTGATNSSTGALGTGTITFESQEMSVGKGDVLFDSFSGVNLNAANDLTFKGVGNLRTGGVDLNIKAARVTTSYYMDAAGDPSLSPIYTPANFQVNAGSGSVNIGPGSGTAGTGVTPGGTLSVAGRAINVSTLIQSRSGQLNVSASDNISLSRGAMLDLQGTVCAPGGNVSMTSTNGGTINLDAGSLIDVSAGSHTDAGSVSIYAPGGGLTLNGSINGQAGAGGRGGSFSLVTSRIGDFGSLNTALNSGGFTETLNIRSMAGDIAIANQTVAGRNVKITADGGSLSLTSSTINVSQTSGNAGVAELYAKQNLTISGSSILAQGAATSAKGGEVTLGVDTGTLDFKSDSTINVAGAGSGAGGKTTFRGSLSGANYDQLNMALNGRVNGAAGIYVDAVRTYTNYATIDSAAISAIQSNTQAFMNSASASSLKNGFAAGLGLSPSQLHLRPNIVVASSGDLSLGTATLSQNWDLGSLHFSNEVGSLTLRAGGNLTLYGNITDAPTGSSGYSSLTSKTAKPSFSINLVAGAETTSADFMSVKPAVIQGATTGNISTGAGKVIYTETGDIRFASGGNTTINAGSSNNYMTASSMQYSLATYSGKVLGDVKGNLEVSPSATAQAAIQTTVGDISLQVGGDLSLDKSASGYLGAIRTTGESSTGSVSNYSTYAGGGNITLNVAGNVGGNLASSTGGLSQNWLSTYQDNAGFRTHKQVVANYVTNPSQSLFPTEGIAAMAGGDVYVRSGATFFSQIGTFGTGNLTVYSGGNLKGRFLVKKGTAILSSMGNFGSPSQKTLNTIKKQAQLIEAFDANINVSAQGNIEIGAILNPSLAWGDSTGGGRNWWDNTYTAASKVSLMAVTGDVNIYGSVDTSLYAGIPGYSYSSTSSRNLILPPSVHISAGRDINVYGPGAYVQVPTANGSLTFESGRDITFWNGATWSMSDADPVQAFTLQKSTQEDTNLTTHALYPVGPIHSADPNPVVINAGRDITDMSITLPKKAEITAGGDITDLMYAGQNIHDTDVTRISAGGDITYGYNANAVNEKIEIGGPGYLVVQAGGNIDLGNTKGISAVGNIENQALDNGGSIIVAAGYAGALAPGDVDTFFSDLRTVGADYADHLANGESAGAEQSLNDATNRIITPFYAEWNKGKNIAMTASQISTTGGGNLFLMATGDVNVGKTVLGSTEGKSTGIFTSTGGAIDVFAHGDVNVNESRIMTFMGGDITIWSDYGNINAGRGSKAVISMGKPVYTCDKTTGICSLKISPPTVGSGIRAMTYDPDQAGPLTAPPIGDLYIFAPRGVLDAGEAGISGGRGILAASQVINAMNMRFQVPPVGLPSSSSGISLGALSGSTTMSAATSVMQDSGFTNSAGKDAAKQAQPVEDAMKVVDVRVVSFDLDSPEASGGNPSR from the coding sequence ATGACCGGAAGAAGAACACTACGAAAAGCAATGGCCCTGTATCTGGGGCTCGCGATGATCCATTCCTCTTTGTTCGCGGCGGGACCCAATATTCCGGGAATATACGGAAAGCTCGCCCTGCCGGCGGTGGCTCCCAAAACCCTGCCCCAGTTACGAAGCATTACCCAGGGGGTCAGCTCGGTGGCAAACAGTACCGACGGAGGACTCGCCAAATTGACGATCTACCAGAATCAGGCAAAGGCTGTCCTGGATTGGGATTCGTTCGACATAGGCAGTCAGGCATGGGTGCACTTCGATCAACAGGGAAACAGGAATTGGGAGGCTTTGAATCGTATCTGGGATGCCAACCCAAGCCAGATTTTCGGGAGACTCACAGGAGACGGTAAAGTTTATCTTATCAACCAGAACGGCATCCTTTTTGGTCCCACCTCTCAGCTGAACATCCATTCCCTGATCGCCACCTCGAATAATCTTACAAACAGCGATTTCTTGAATGGTCTTTTTAACTTCAAGGCCGAGAACTACAATGGGCGCGGCGATAACCTCCTTTACGATCCCACAAACAACGTGCCGGGTCCGGTTTCAAATTACGGGATCATCACCACAGACGATGAAGGTTCAGTCTTTCTGGTGGGGCCGCAGGTTGAGAATGGCGGCACCATTACAACACCGTCGGGACAGATAGGGCTTGTTGCCGGAACAAACCTGGCGCTTGCTCTGGCGACCGATGCCAGCGGAAACGTGTATTCATATCAGACAGGACCAGGTGGCGCCAGTGAGAGTCGTACGACGCGCGTTGTGAAGATGTACGAGAGCCCCGCAGGCTCCCTCGCTCACAATCTCGAAGGCGGACTTCTTTCCGCTGACACGGGAGTGGTGGGCATGTACGGCAACATCGTGAACCATGAAGGCATCATCCGGGCGGTAACCGCTGTGGAGCGGGCGGGCCACGTTGAGCTTCTCGCATCGGACAAAATACTCACCGGAGCGAACAGTCAAATACTACTTCCTGTTTCTGACTCCTCAGACCCTGTCCACAAGTCATTTCAGACAGTCCAGGGTACCGTGGTCTTTAGCGGCCTTGATGCCAATGTCCCCTGGAGTCCACAGACATATGTGGACCGTATCGAACACCACGGCTCGATTGTAGCCCCATCGGGTTATGTATCGCTCAACGCGAACAAGCGCGTTTACCTTGACTCCGGCAGCAAAATAGACGTGAGCGGCTTATGGATAGACAAGCCGGCCTCGGCCAATTTTCTCGAAGTCCAGATGAACACGAGCAACCTTCGGGACGAATTTATCCAGAAAGGAGGAGTGCTGCAGGGACAGACAGTGACGTTCACCCGCACGGGTGGATCAAACATCGGAGATGTCTCGGGTGCTTTTTCCAACGAAGGCCTTACGGCCTTTGAGAGACACACAACAGGCGGCACCGTGGACATTAACCTGGTCAATCAGGGGACCGGCGCTACCACGGGCGACGCAGTGGTAAGACAGGGCGCGGTCATCGATTTGTCCGGCGGAGGGACCAACTACGCAGGCGGATACGGGGAGACGACCTATCTACGCTCCGGCAGCAAATTGTACAGCATAAGCAGTGCGGATCCGAATTTGCACTATGACCAGATGGTCAACCTGCCGACCTACGTGGCAGCCCATAAAGAAGGGAGCGACGCGGGAAGTCTTTACATCAAGGCGCGCACAGTGGTTCTCGATGGAACCCTTCGGGGCAATGTGACCAAAGGGATCTTCCAGTACAAGACCGCCGAGCCCGTCAATGGAACCGGCAACCAGTCCAGGGCAGGCTATGTGGAGCCCAAAGGGGGGCAGATTTATATAGGCGGGGATACGCAAATGCTTAATTCTGCCAACGAGCCAAGTCCGATCGATTTCTTCACTCAGGAGATCGTGGTCACGCCCGAGGCTTCGCCGCTGCCTTCGACATTTGGCGCGGAAGATCCGCTGTCGAGTTCCACCACCTATCTTTCTGGCAGGACCTTAAGCGATGCCGATCTTGGCTTCATTTATCTGGCGACCAATACGCAGCTCACCTTGCAGCCAGGCGCCGCCGTGACCGTGAACCCCGGAGGGACATTCATTGCAAGGGCAAGACGGATTGAGGATTACGCTGCCATCACCGCGCTCGGAGGCGCCATAAAACTTGGAATCGAGTCGAATATCAAGCAAGACCCCTCGAGCACCCTGGAAGAGAAGATATATGTGGGGGCCGGCAGCAGTCTTATCGCCTCTGGCGAAAAGGTCAACAACATGGTTCTTGGAAACTCCCCGGCGGCAAAGGTTACGTCAGGTCATCTCGACGGAGGCACCATCGAAGTCTTAGATAAGACTGTGACGGGTCAGGGCGTTGCCGTTATGCCAGGAGCGCTCATCGATGTAAGCGGCGGGTACCAGATCGACTCGGCAAGCAAGATCACCGGGGGGAATGCAGGAACGCTTTCCCTGCAAGGATCTTCGCTCAGTGTTCAGGGAGATCTCCGCGGATATTCGCTCGCAGGGAAAGACGGCGGGGCGATCAGTCTGCACGCGAGTCGTGTGAATGTGCTGTCATCGGCTTCATCTTCCGGGGACGTTGGTCTGCTCCTCAACCCCGATCTTTTGGACCCCACCGGTTTCACACGGATCACGCTAAGTAGCGTAAACGACCTTAATATCGGGGCAAACGTAACAATAGAGCCTTCTTCCTGGAAACTGGCCACCCCCCTGGCGGCCTTGATCGGGGCCATGCGTCCGGGCAATGCCGGAAGCGCTTCCCCGTCGCTCATTAGGGTGGGACAGGACCTGATCGGGAATTCTTCGGTCACGCTCAATGCAGGCAAGGTGCCTTCAAATCTCACGTCTACGCAAGGCCAGACTGTACCCGACTGGTCCATGAGCCTAATCAATGCGAACGCAAAGTTGAGCATGGCGGCAGGATCCGTTATATCAACAGGACCCAATGGCGTCATCTCGGCAAACGCCCCTTCTGTGGATATTGCAGGCACGCTGAACGCACCGGCGGGTAGTATCAGCGTTATTTCATCTGTCGGGGGTCTTGTTTTCGAAACCGGGGGAGAGGCCCTTGCGGAAGGATACAATGAGCGCAGCACTACCGCGCCTGTGGCCGGTCTGACTTTGGACGTAACGCCACTATCCGGCGGCACCGTTACCCTCAATGCCGCAAGCGACCTCGTTCTCTCGGAGGGATCACTTGTGAGCGTTTCCGGAGGAGTCCTGGTTACTCGAACCGTGGTGGGATCGGATAGAAAGATTGCCACCGTTTTGGACGGAGGCGCTTCGGGAAGCATAAACCTCACCGCTACCAGTAATTTGACGCTCAACAGCTTGCTTGAGGGTCAGGCCAGGGCCTCCCGGTTGCAAGGCGGTACATTAAGCATAGAGAAGAAGAGCGCGAGCGCACTCTCCATATCTCAGGATGAACTCGCTCAATTCAAACAGAACGGTTTCGACGCGCTGAGTCTTACGAATAGTGCAGACCAGGGCACGCTCAATCTGAGCGGTTCGGGAAGAGTCGATTTTGGAAGAAGCCTTACGTTATCGGCGCCTGTGATCACCGGATCGGGCGATCTCACTTTAGGCGCCCCGTGGATACAGGTCACGAGCGCCGCTCAACCATCTATCGTCGATCCTGCGGCGGGCACGGGAAAGATCACACTGTCCGGCACATGGCTCGACATCACGGGGGATGTTGCCTTCTCGGGCTATAGCGATGTCAGACTGCAAGCACTTAGGGACATCAGGCTTACCGATGCACTTTACAAGGTCGGCGGTTCCCACAAGTGGTCAGGGCAACTCAGGGTGCCCGGCGATTTGACCATGGAAGCGGCGAGAATCTATCCTACGACCTCCTCGCTATTTACGATCAATGCTCCCAACGGAAAAGTAACCATCCTGCCCTCCGGCGTGTACGTGGCGGACCCGATCTATTCGGCAGGAGGAAGCCTGACCATACGGGCCGCCCAGGGTATCGAGCAGAGGGGCTACATTGCCGCGCCCATGGGGTCTATTGATCTGGAGGCCACCGGGGCGAATGGGCGGGTATATCTTGCAGACGGAAGTACAACCACTACGAGGGGCGAAGTCGCGGTAAAGTACGGGGACGTTCAGTCTAGCCTCGGGGACAATGTGTGGGGCGTGGGCGATAAGAATCACCCGGATGTTTCGGCCCCCTACACCGCGGTGACTACTGCGCCTGACAAATCGATTTCGATCTCCGCAGCGGGCTCGAGCGCAGATGTGATCGTGAGTGAAGGGGCAACTCTGGATATCTCCGGTGGGGGCTCGGTCTTTACGTACACATTTCTGCCCTGGACGTCTGGAACCACGAACCCGCTCGCCAAGGCAGGCGTCTATGTGGTCGTGCCCGGCGTCACGCTTCCCGGCAACGCGGTCTATCTCTCCGGTGGAAACGGTCTTGCAGCCGGCGTGTACTCGCTTTTACCCTCCTCATACGCGTTTTTGCCGGGAGCCTACGTCGTTACAGATCTCGGAACCAAAGTCACCGCCGGCTCTACCCAGATATCAAAAGAGGGATACACCGTTGTTTCCGGCTATCGTACGGTTTCAGGGACCGGCATAAGCTCGCAGGTCTACACTGGATACAGCGTAAGATCAGCTTCCGACGTGCTCAAAGAGGGCAATTTTGAGATCCAGAGCATCGTGGCCGGTGATGCTGGAACCCTCACCGCGCGCGCGAACACAACTGTTTTCAACGGGGTCGTTCAAGCGGGCGCATTGTCTGGATACAGCGGCGGGGCCATCGCTCTGAGCGGGTCGAACGTTACAGTGCAGGCGTCGGCAGTGCCGTTGCCGGAGGGATTCGGTTTCACGACCCGGCTGCAGGACGTCGCCCCGGACGTGATCGGTACCCTCACCGTATCGGCATCATCGCTCAATAATAGCGGATTTAAAACCATAGGACTCGGATTCACGAACCTCGACGATCCGGTCAATTCCATCACGGCCACCTCCGTGACGCTAAAGGATGGTATCAGCCTTCAGGCGGAGAATGTGATCCTGGCTGCGACCGACCTCATCACGCTCGAGGCCGGAACGGCCGTGCTTGCGCTTTCTTCCTCTCAGGGCGCAGGAGCGGCATCTATAATCACGCCGAACGGAAAAGCAACGATCAATGCAGGCGCCCAGGTGCATGCGTCTAACGCAGTTAATCTTCAGGTGAAGAACCTCGACCTTGCAGGCATACTCAAGTCCGATCACAGCGAGCTTAACCTTAAGGGCAGCAAAATCACTGTAGCGGTGGACGGTTACAATGGAACGGACGGAGACGGCATATTCCTCAAGCAGAGTCAATGGAACGATTTCACCGCAACTTTCGAGAATATCGGACTCACAAGTGCCACCGACCTTATCTTCAAGGGGGCCTTTGCCGATGCCCTGTCCGTTAAAGACACACTCACTATCGACGCGGGCAGGATCGTGGGCGATGCCGGGGGCGCAGTCAAGATTCAAGCGCAGACCATAAATCTTCTCAACACGGGGGCTACGAATTCGTCTACGGGCGCCCTGGGAACAGGGACCATTACGTTCGAATCCCAGGAGATGTCGGTGGGTAAGGGTGACGTGCTCTTCGACTCCTTCTCAGGGGTGAACCTGAACGCCGCAAACGACCTGACTTTCAAAGGCGTGGGCAATCTCAGGACGGGCGGGGTTGACCTGAATATAAAAGCCGCGCGAGTGACCACATCCTATTACATGGACGCCGCCGGTGACCCGAGCCTCTCTCCCATTTATACGCCGGCCAACTTTCAGGTGAACGCTGGCAGCGGCAGCGTGAATATCGGCCCGGGCAGCGGCACTGCGGGCACCGGTGTGACGCCGGGCGGAACGCTCAGTGTGGCCGGCAGGGCCATCAATGTGTCTACCCTGATTCAAAGCAGATCCGGCCAGCTGAATGTAAGCGCTTCGGACAATATCTCGCTCTCCAGAGGGGCTATGCTCGACCTGCAGGGGACCGTGTGCGCCCCCGGGGGGAACGTCTCAATGACGAGCACAAACGGGGGGACCATCAATCTTGATGCCGGATCTCTTATCGACGTGTCAGCGGGCTCACATACGGACGCAGGCAGCGTAAGCATCTACGCGCCCGGCGGGGGACTTACGCTGAACGGGAGCATTAACGGCCAGGCGGGAGCGGGCGGGCGCGGCGGCTCATTCTCGCTCGTGACCAGCCGGATCGGAGATTTTGGATCATTGAACACAGCGCTTAACAGCGGGGGTTTCACCGAAACCTTGAACATCAGGTCCATGGCGGGAGATATAGCAATAGCCAATCAGACGGTGGCGGGCAGGAACGTGAAAATTACGGCAGACGGGGGTAGCCTGAGCCTCACCAGCAGCACGATCAACGTGTCTCAAACCAGTGGTAACGCAGGGGTTGCCGAACTCTACGCCAAGCAAAATCTGACGATCTCCGGCAGCTCGATTCTGGCCCAGGGGGCCGCCACCAGTGCAAAAGGCGGGGAGGTGACCCTTGGTGTGGACACGGGGACCCTTGATTTCAAGAGCGACTCGACTATCAACGTCGCCGGTGCCGGATCGGGCGCTGGTGGGAAAACCACATTCCGGGGCAGTCTGAGCGGCGCAAACTACGATCAGCTCAACATGGCGCTTAACGGCCGAGTGAATGGGGCTGCCGGTATATATGTCGATGCGGTGAGGACCTATACGAACTACGCCACGATCGACTCTGCGGCAATAAGCGCGATACAGTCGAATACCCAGGCATTTATGAACAGCGCCTCCGCCTCCTCCCTGAAGAACGGGTTCGCAGCAGGACTCGGTTTGTCTCCCTCGCAGTTACATCTGCGACCAAACATCGTGGTCGCGAGCTCCGGCGACTTGAGCCTCGGCACGGCGACGTTGAGCCAGAACTGGGACCTCGGATCACTCCATTTTTCCAATGAGGTCGGCTCGCTGACGCTTAGGGCAGGGGGGAACCTCACACTTTATGGGAACATAACGGATGCACCGACAGGTTCTTCCGGATACTCGTCATTGACCAGTAAAACCGCGAAACCCTCGTTTAGCATAAACCTTGTGGCCGGGGCGGAGACCACAAGCGCCGATTTCATGTCCGTCAAGCCTGCAGTCATTCAGGGCGCCACCACGGGAAACATCTCTACAGGGGCGGGCAAAGTGATATACACGGAGACAGGCGATATACGATTCGCTTCCGGCGGGAACACCACGATTAATGCCGGCTCGTCGAATAATTACATGACTGCCTCATCCATGCAGTATTCGCTCGCCACCTATTCAGGAAAAGTCTTAGGTGACGTGAAGGGAAACCTCGAAGTCAGCCCGAGCGCTACTGCACAAGCGGCCATTCAAACCACTGTGGGAGATATTAGTCTGCAGGTCGGGGGCGACCTCAGCCTGGACAAATCAGCCTCCGGCTACCTGGGGGCCATCCGGACAACCGGGGAGAGTTCAACGGGCAGCGTCAGCAACTATAGCACTTACGCAGGCGGGGGAAACATCACCCTCAACGTCGCCGGAAATGTGGGGGGCAATCTTGCGTCTTCGACCGGAGGGCTCTCGCAAAACTGGCTCTCCACCTACCAGGACAACGCAGGGTTCAGAACGCATAAGCAGGTGGTTGCCAATTATGTGACCAACCCCTCGCAGAGTCTTTTTCCCACGGAAGGCATTGCCGCCATGGCTGGAGGCGATGTCTACGTGCGTTCGGGCGCGACTTTTTTCAGCCAGATAGGGACCTTCGGGACGGGGAATCTGACGGTTTACTCGGGAGGCAATCTCAAGGGCCGTTTTCTCGTGAAGAAGGGGACCGCCATATTGAGCAGTATGGGCAACTTTGGTTCCCCCAGCCAAAAGACGTTGAACACGATCAAAAAGCAGGCACAATTGATTGAGGCCTTCGATGCAAATATCAATGTCTCGGCCCAGGGAAACATAGAGATAGGCGCAATCCTTAATCCGAGCCTTGCGTGGGGCGACAGCACGGGAGGCGGCCGCAACTGGTGGGATAATACCTACACTGCGGCCTCCAAGGTAAGCCTTATGGCGGTGACGGGCGACGTGAACATTTACGGTTCTGTGGACACTTCCCTGTATGCGGGCATCCCCGGTTATTCTTACAGTTCCACGAGTAGCAGAAACCTGATCCTGCCTCCTTCGGTTCACATAAGCGCCGGACGGGACATCAACGTCTACGGGCCGGGCGCTTATGTTCAGGTACCAACCGCGAACGGATCGCTGACGTTTGAATCTGGCCGGGATATTACCTTCTGGAACGGCGCAACCTGGAGCATGTCGGATGCCGACCCCGTACAGGCCTTCACCTTGCAAAAAAGCACCCAGGAAGACACAAATCTGACCACGCATGCCCTTTACCCCGTCGGCCCCATCCATTCGGCCGACCCGAACCCGGTGGTGATCAATGCGGGACGTGATATCACAGATATGAGCATTACACTTCCGAAGAAGGCGGAAATCACAGCAGGCGGGGATATTACCGACCTTATGTACGCCGGGCAGAACATCCATGACACAGATGTCACGCGCATTTCTGCGGGGGGCGACATTACGTACGGCTATAATGCGAACGCTGTGAACGAGAAGATCGAGATCGGCGGACCGGGATATCTTGTAGTTCAGGCCGGAGGCAACATAGATCTCGGCAATACCAAGGGGATCTCCGCGGTCGGTAACATCGAAAACCAGGCCCTGGATAACGGCGGTTCAATTATCGTAGCTGCCGGGTACGCCGGAGCGCTCGCACCTGGGGACGTTGATACCTTTTTCAGCGACTTGAGGACCGTGGGGGCTGACTATGCGGACCATCTGGCAAATGGCGAGAGCGCAGGGGCCGAGCAATCCTTGAATGATGCGACGAACAGGATCATCACACCCTTCTATGCGGAATGGAACAAAGGGAAAAACATCGCCATGACCGCTTCGCAGATATCCACGACAGGAGGTGGAAATCTGTTTCTTATGGCCACGGGTGATGTGAACGTGGGGAAGACCGTCCTCGGCAGCACGGAAGGAAAGAGCACGGGCATCTTCACCTCTACGGGCGGCGCCATCGATGTTTTTGCCCATGGTGATGTGAACGTGAACGAATCGAGGATCATGACGTTCATGGGTGGTGACATTACCATCTGGAGCGACTACGGAAATATCAATGCGGGACGCGGTTCCAAGGCGGTTATCAGTATGGGTAAGCCCGTGTACACGTGCGACAAGACCACCGGAATATGCTCGCTCAAGATCAGTCCGCCAACCGTGGGGAGCGGCATCAGGGCAATGACCTACGATCCGGACCAGGCCGGGCCGCTCACGGCGCCCCCGATCGGGGATCTCTATATCTTCGCCCCGAGAGGTGTGCTCGATGCGGGAGAGGCAGGCATATCAGGGGGCAGGGGCATTCTCGCCGCCAGCCAGGTTATCAACGCCATGAACATGAGGTTCCAGGTCCCCCCCGTGGGGCTGCCCTCCTCATCATCGGGGATCAGCCTTGGAGCCCTGAGCGGCTCCACGACCATGAGTGCCGCGACGAGCGTGATGCAAGACTCGGGCTTCACGAATTCAGCGGGTAAGGACGCGGCGAAGCAGGCACAACCCGTGGAAGATGCCATGAAGGTCGTGGATGTGCGGGTAGTTAGCTTTGACCTGGATTCGCCCGAGGCTTCAGGCGGTAACCCGAGCAGATAG